DNA sequence from the Sinomonas terrae genome:
GGCAGCAACCTCGTAGTCAACTTCAAGGAGGCCGGTGTCGGCGCCGGCGCCTCTGTCACCGTTTCGACGGCAGCGACCTACGACTTCGTCCTCGGCTGCATCAACGGCGGGTCGAACCACCCGAAGGCCTCGAACAAGACCGCGTTCTCCTCGTCCCAGTCGGCATCCCAAACCTTCACCGCGAACGCCGGCGGCAACGTCGTCGCGAACCTCACGCTCACTCCACCAGCAAACCAGCTCAGCTACCTGACCTGCCCTTCAGGCCAGACCACCACTCTGCTGAGCGCATCTTGGACTGATCTGAGCATCACCGACGCCACCAACAGCATCACCGTCAACGTCCCGGGAACGTGGACGGTCAGCTGATCGAATCATTGAAGCCAACGGGGGCTCGTCGGATCCCACCGATGGGCCCCCTCCTTCACCGAGCGAACCCAAAGTTTGCCGAAGCACCGACCAGGCGAGCACTGAGAGATCGCGCCTGAAGGGTCCCGTCCGGGACTTATGGCCTATACATGGCACCCGTCTTCCCTGCTACCGTCGCTGCAAGCCTGCGCGAGGATGAGGCCGGCGGCCTGTATGCGTGCTTCAGCATTCGACGCACCGCCAAACCCTTCCGAGGCGACAGGATGAGCGGGGTCCAGGGAAGGATAGGCAAGCTCATGCGGCAGTGTCCGCGGCTCGTTGCCGCGGCGGCCCTCACCCTCCTGGCATTCGCGGGCTGCCATTCCTCGCTCCCCGGGCCCGCGCCCCCTTCAGGAGCAAGCCCTGCCGCGACCTCATCGACCTCTGCCGCCACCTCTGGCCACGTCTTCGTGATCAACCTCGAGAACAAGAGCTACCTCAGGACCTGGGGACCTGCCTCTGTGGCCCCGTACCTGTCCGGTACCCTGCGGGCCCAGGGCGTCCTGCTCTCCCAGTACTACGGCATAGCGCACCACTCGACCCCGAACTACCTCGCCCAGATTTCCGGGCAAGGACCCAACCCGGTCACCAAGAACGACTGCCCCGCCTACGTCCCGTTCGAGCCTTTCGGGACGACGTCGCCCGGGCAACTGGAGGGGAGCGGTTGCGTGTACCCCGCCTCAGTTCCCACGGTCGCCGGGCAGCTCACCACCGCCGGTAAGACCTGGAAAGCCTATATAGAGGACATGCAGACTCCCTGCGAACACCCGGAACTCTGGGCGAAGGACGACCATCGCACCGCCAAAGTGGGCGATCAGTATGCGACCTACCACGACCCGTTCGTGTACTTCGAGTCGATCACCTCATCGCCCCAGTGCCAGAGCAGCGTCGTCCCGTTCTCCCAGTTCGCCGAGGACCTCGAGTCCATCCGCACGACCCCCAACCTCTCCTACATCTCGCCGAACCTGTGCGACGACGGCCACGACAGTCCCTGCGTCGACGGGCGGCCGGGCGGACTGGCAAGCGCAGACGTCTGGCTGCGTCAGCAGGTGCCGGCAATCTTGGCGTCCCCTGCTTTCAAGCAGGACGGTGTCCTCGTGATCACCTTCGACGAAGCCGACGGTACGACCGCGGGACCGGACGGGCTCCTGCCAGGCGGCACGGCTGGCGGAAGGGTGGGCGCTCTCGTGCTCTCACCCTTCACGCTGGGCGGAACGACCTCGGACACGCCGTACAACCACTACAGCCTGCTCGCCACTATCGAGGACCTCTTTTCCCTGCCCCGTCTCGGCTACGCCTCCGCCCCGGGCCTCAAAGCCTTCGGCCCGGACGTCTTCAGCAACAAGCCGTGACCGAGCCAAACGCTTCAGCCCCCTAACAACGGGGTGATGCAACGATCGGTTCTAACAATCAGGCAACAGCGCTCTACAGCACTTGACACCAATGTGACTGAAGTGAATCGTGGGATTGTGACTCGCCACTTGCGCCTTCCGGCCCTCGCCGCAACACTCTTCGTCGCGGCCCTCGGCCTCGCTGCCTGCGGCAACAACGCCACGAGCCAGACGACCACGAGCCCGAGCGGCTCGTCCACGTCGTCGCCGTCGGCCACGCCGTCCTCCACGGGCTCCGACTCCGCGAGCGCAACTCCCATGCCGAGTTCCTCGGGTAGCGCTGCACCGACCACGGCGCCGGTGGCGGGCGCCCCTGCCCGCTGCGTCTCGTCGCAGCTCAAGGCCTCGCTCGGCCCAGGCGCTGGCGGCGCGGCAGGGCACGTCTATTCCAAGATCGTCCTCACGAACACGAGCTCGACTCCTTGCCTCCTCTCAGGCTTCGCCGGCGTCTCGCTCACGGCTGGCCCAGACGGCGGGCCGATCGGCGCACCCGCCGACCGAGACAGCTCCGTGCCCGTCACGAATATCGTCCTCCAGCCGGGACAGTCCGGCGGCGCCGACTTCGGCTACACCCAGCCGGGGCTGTATGGCGGAAGCTGCACCCAGGTGCAGGCGGCCGGCATCCGTATCTACCCGCCGGAGGACTACGGCTCGGTCTTCATCTCCCAGCCCGAGACGGCCTGCAGCGAGACGGGCATCCACCTGCTGACCCTCAAGGCATTCCAGCCGATGTAGCAGCCACGCGCAGCGTCGCGCGAGGACGAGGGGGTGCCGACGCCGGTGCCCCCTCGTTCCCCTTGCCGCCCCTTATTCTGTCGGCGGGGTGGGGCATGATGGACGCATGATGGCTCGGAGCGCGACCCCCGCACCTGCGGCGCCCCGTGCCGTCCTCGAGCGGTTCGGCGACGCGACGCGGGAGTGGTTCCTCGGCGCCTTCCGCGAGCCCACGCCTGCCCAAGCCGGCGCATGGGAGGCAATCTCCTCGGGGCGGCACGCCCTCGTCGTGGCGCCGACCGGCTCGGGCAAGACTTTGGCCGCGTTCCTTTGGTCGCTCGATCGGCTCATGCGGCACGACGTGGGCTCTCAAGGTCCTCTCGCCGCTGGGCCTGGCTCAGATGAGACGGACGACGACGGCGCGCTGCCGGGCATGGCGCGTCCCCGCCGTCGTCGGGGCAAGAGCGGCGGGCCCAAAAACCTCACAAAGGTGCTGTACATTTCGCCGCTCAAGGCGCTCGGCGTCGACGTCGAACGCAACCTCCGAGCGCCTCTCATCGGCATCTCCCAGAGCGCGCGGCGCCTCGGCTTCCCCGTGCCCGAGGTGAGTGTCGGCGTGCGTTCGGGGGACACTCCAGCGTCGGACCGCCGCGCCCTGTTGAGCAACCCGCCGGACATCCTCATCACGACGCCGGAGTCCCTCTATCTGATGCTCACATCCCAGGCGCGGGAGACGCTGAGCGAGGTCCAGACGGTGATCGTGGACGAGGTGCACGCCGTCGCGGGCACGAAGCGCGGTGCTCATCTCGCTGTCTCTCTCGAGCGCCTCGACGCACTGTTGCCGAAGCCCGCGCAGCGCATCGGGCTCTCGGCGACAGTCGAGCCGCGCGAGCTGGTCGCGCAGTTCCTCGCGGGGCAGGCGCCATGCGAGATCGTCGCGCCGCCTGCGGCGAAGACGTGGGAGCTCACCGTGACGGTGCCCGTCGAGGACATGAGCGATCTGCAGGGCGCAGCGGCCGCCAACGACACGGGGCCTGCGAGTGGCCTCCAGCCGCAGGCCTCGATCTGGCCGCATGTGGAGGAGAAGATTGTCGATCTGGTCCTCGCCAACCGCTCGACGATCGTCTTCTCGAATTCGCGGCGCCTGGCCGAACGGCTCACCGGGCGCCTCAACGAGATCTACGCCGAGCGGCTGCAGCCGAGCGTGTGGGACGAACCGGTGCAGCAGCCGGACCCGCCGGTCGCGGCGACGTCCCGCACCCCGGCCGAGATGATGGCGCAGGCCGGACAGACAGCGGGGGCGGACCCGGTCCTGGCTCGCGCGCACCACGGTTCAGTGTCGAAGGAGCAGCGGGCCCAGATCGAGGATGACCTCAAGTCCGGCAGGCTGCGCTGCGTCGTCGCGACGAGCAGCCTCGAGCTCGGCATCGACATGGGGCTCGTGGACCTCGTGATCCAAGTCGAGTCGCCGCCGTCTGTCGCCTCGGGTCTCCAACGTGTGGGGCGCGCGGGGCACCAGGTGGGCGAGGTGAGCCAGGGCGTCCTGTTCCCCAAGCACCGCGCCGACCTCGTCCACACCGCGATCACGGTCGAACGCATGCTCGCCGGGCAGATCGAGGCGCTGCGTATCCCGGCGAATCCTCTCGACATCCTCGCCCAGCAGAC
Encoded proteins:
- a CDS encoding alkaline phosphatase family protein; this encodes MAPVFPATVAASLREDEAGGLYACFSIRRTAKPFRGDRMSGVQGRIGKLMRQCPRLVAAAALTLLAFAGCHSSLPGPAPPSGASPAATSSTSAATSGHVFVINLENKSYLRTWGPASVAPYLSGTLRAQGVLLSQYYGIAHHSTPNYLAQISGQGPNPVTKNDCPAYVPFEPFGTTSPGQLEGSGCVYPASVPTVAGQLTTAGKTWKAYIEDMQTPCEHPELWAKDDHRTAKVGDQYATYHDPFVYFESITSSPQCQSSVVPFSQFAEDLESIRTTPNLSYISPNLCDDGHDSPCVDGRPGGLASADVWLRQQVPAILASPAFKQDGVLVITFDEADGTTAGPDGLLPGGTAGGRVGALVLSPFTLGGTTSDTPYNHYSLLATIEDLFSLPRLGYASAPGLKAFGPDVFSNKP
- a CDS encoding DUF4232 domain-containing protein, producing the protein MTRHLRLPALAATLFVAALGLAACGNNATSQTTTSPSGSSTSSPSATPSSTGSDSASATPMPSSSGSAAPTTAPVAGAPARCVSSQLKASLGPGAGGAAGHVYSKIVLTNTSSTPCLLSGFAGVSLTAGPDGGPIGAPADRDSSVPVTNIVLQPGQSGGADFGYTQPGLYGGSCTQVQAAGIRIYPPEDYGSVFISQPETACSETGIHLLTLKAFQPM